The Candidatus Kryptobacter tengchongensis nucleotide sequence AGTAAGAAACAGACTGTCTGCAAAGAGAATAATTGAACCAAGTCCAACAGTAAATCCCTGTTCCCAGAAAAAGCTCCTCAAAGCATGTATCCAGTGTATTGGGACAAAAATTATAGCCAAAAACAGAAAATATCTGTGAAGGTTCAGAAGAATGTATGGGAACGCTGATTCCCCTTTGTAATTCCTCTTAGGTTCTCTAACCATACACGCAGGTGGATCAGCGAAAATTGACCTGTAATATACTCTTCTACAGAAATAACAGGTAATTCTAAAACCAGCCGGGACCCACAATGTGAAGAAAGCCGGAGAAATCCAGGCACTTTTCAAAGGTAGTGGATAAATTGGAGATAGATATGATCCCCACTCAAAAAAATTCCCTTCTACTGCTCTAAATATTGAATATAATATCGCAAGCGAAAAAACAGAAGCGGAAGCCACAAGATCAACCCACCAAGCATCTGTTCTTGAGGTAGAAAAAGTTCTTTCCATAATTTTGATAATTTTCACTGATATGCTAAAATTAAAAATAAAACAAATTCTTTTTGTCATTGAACCCGAAAATTCTTGACAAATCATACCATGCAAAGCAATGAGAATATTCAAATAGAATGAGAGATTTATAATCTAAGATCATAAAACTTGATTATGCTTAATGAAATAAAATTTTTTATGATTGTTAATTATGCTCCATACAAACCTTTTATTATTCACATCCTCTAAATTTACAACCTCATTGTATTGAAATTCTGAAGTATAAAGAAATAAAAAAAATAAAAAAATATTTATTTTCTTTAATCTACATCAGGGTACTTTAATAAACTATCTTTATTTCGCATAAGAACATCGCGCCTAAATTACAATCTACTATTCAATAAAACTTTGAATCTCAACGATTGTCTAAAACATCGCTAATCCCACATAAATTTTTAAACTTATGTATCTCACTCTGTAAAGTTTTTAATTTTAACTATGAAAGTAATGATCAAAAATCTTCAAGATAAATAACAATGTATCATAAATTTTATGAATAAGAGAAGATTTTATTTTTGAAAATTCAGAGAATGTATAATGATATTCCAATTTCTGCTATATTTTTATACCTATGAGCGAAAATAAAGAAGAAATAGTTTCAGAGTTAATAAAAAAATATAAAACAGAACTTGACAAAGACATAAGACCTTGGGGTGGATACATAACCTTATGGGAAGATGAAAGATTCAAGGTGAAAATACTTTTTATTCTACCAAAAAAAAGGTTAAGTCTTCAAAGGCATAAACACAGAAAAGAAAAGTGGTTCATAGTCGAAGGGGAGGGACTTATAACAAAGGGAAACTCTAAATTCATAATGCGAGAAGGAAACTCAATGGTAATAGAAGAAGGTGAAATGCACAGAATAGAGAACATATCAGAAAGCAAAACACTCAAAATAATTGAAATATGGTTAGGAGAAATTCTTGATGAAAAAGACATAGAAAGAATAGAAGATGACTTCGGTAGGATCTGAAGATATTTTAAAACAAAGTAGGATTTATTAATGATATGCCAAAGCAAAAAACTGATACAAAAAAAAGAGATATCTTTAAAAGTTTGACATTACTACTTGGAATACAAAGCTTGAACCTTGAAAAGAAAAATTCAAAAAATCTAAAAAGAATTTCAGAAATAATAGGAACAGAAGTAAAAGAGTTTCAAATAGAAAAAATAAGGCAGATCATAAAAAATATAAGATCCAATTTCACATCATTCTCAATTGAAGATATAATAAACTACCTTTACCTTATCCCAGAACAATTGTATGAAAGACTTCCTGTGAAGATAAAAAAAGCTGTTCTGTTTTCAACAAAACTACTTACTATTTTTCCGTATTATTGCGATGGGGAAAATTGGGGACATATATCCTACACAGGTAGGGCTATAGGAAGACCAAATCTGAAGAGGTATAACGACCCAGTTATAAAACCCCTGAAAATTGACAAAGATGAGTTTCATTTTGATATATGCATTGTTGGTTCTGGTGCAGGAGGAAGTTTGGTAGGACTTAAACTCTGCGAAAAATACTCCGTAGGAATACTAGAAAAAGGGAGACTGATTCTTCCTTCTGAATTTACAGAAAAAGAAGATGATATGATACCAAAACTATATAGATTGAGTTTAGACAACAATTTATCTATAATCACAGTATATGGAAACGCTGTGGGAGGTTCAACAGTTCATAATACTGCTCTATTTGTAAAACTCCCAGAAAAAATATATGAAAGATGGTCAAGCAAAGGATTACCAATAAAAAAAGATGAATTCTATGAACTTCAAAATGAAGTTTTTTCTATTGTTAAAGCGGAAAAAATAACCACAATGAACACAAACAATTTGAAGGTAAAAGAAGGGATTGAAAGATTAGGTCTAAACTATTTCATTCCAGATCATAGCAGAAAGAACTGTCTGCAAGTTGGGTTCTGCGAGTTAGGATGCTACTGGAATAGGAAATTTTCAACTCTAACTGATATCCTCCCTGAATTTCAAAAAAAGGGGGGGGCCATAATAGATAATGCGAAAGCAATCTATATTGAAAGATCTAGAAACAAAGTAAAGCATATACTATTCAAGCACAGAGAAAAAATCATCAAGGTCAGAGCAAAAAAATTTATAATATCTGCTGGAGCTATATCCTCTCCTATACTATTAAGACGATCAAAGATCTTGGATCCACAAGGAGTCTGCCTTCATCCATCAACTTATGTTATGGGAATATTTGAAGAAGAAATATACAGCTGGATTGGCATACCTATATCTCTGATCTGTTTAGATTTCCTTAGAGAAGATGGTGGATTTGTTCTTATGCCCTACGCTCTACACCCAGGAACATTCTCTATAGCGGTTAGTGGAAAAGGAAAAGAACATCACGAAATCATGAGAAAATACAAGAACATAGCGACCATTGCTGTAATGCTCCATGATAAGCCTAAAGGGCATATTGAAGATTCCAAAATTTTCAAGATAAAAGATTACTATCTTGACAAGGATGAAGTCAATGACTTGAAAAAGGGAATATTCACAAGTTCAGAAATACTATTTGAAAGTGGTGCAAAAGAGGTCTTACTTCCCTCGGTATTCCAAATCCAAAGAGCAAGAAACAAATCTGATGTTCAAAAGTATCTCGATAGTTTCGATATATATCAAATACCATTCATATCTGTTCACCCTCAAGCAACAATAAGATGGCATGAATTTCTTGAAAGCGATGGAAGAATTAAAGGACTTGAAAACATTTATGTAGCAGATACTAGCGTATTTCCCGAATCGTGTGGGGTTCCACCACAAGCAACAGCAATGTCAATATCTATATTCATCGCCAAGAAAATAATCTCTGAAGATAAAATCAAAACTTCGTAAAAAAAAATAAAGATAGAAACAAAAATAAATTAAGAATACTTCAAAAAATTTTAAACTCGTGAAAAGAAACAAAATCCTTTTGAACATATATTATGAATAACACAATTAAAAAACATAAAAAATCACAAAAACTTGACTCTTTAAAAAAAAGTTATTAATTTTTTTAATAAAACGGGGTTGGATCCCCAAACCAATGCAGGGAGGTGATCCAAAATGGCAATACCAGTAAGGACAAATGAGTTCGGTTTAATATCAGCAGAAGACCTAAGACGGGCAACAATAGAACTTGGGGGTGTTATGAAGCGCCTCCAAACAGGCAAACGCGTTAACTCCGCCTCCGAAGATGTCGGAGCTCTCGTGGAAGCTAACCAACTAACAAGAACTCTCTCAACACTTCAGCTTGCTACTGAACAAATAACAAAAGGACAATCTGTTCTCTCTAAAATAGAAGATACCATAGAAGGTATATATAACCTTCTTGATAAGATGAGACAGAATGCCGAAAGAGCTACTCAATCTACAGACTCAAACGAAATATCAACTCTCCAAAGTTCATCAGATGAACTATACAGAGAAATAAGAAAGTTAGCTCGCTCCACAATATTCCAAAAACAGCAGCTTGTCAGAGGTGGTTCAGGAAACCTTGTCGTTGGACCAGTTACGATAGTCTTTACAACAAATACACAACCTGTCACCATATACAAACAGGATATAGATGTTTCTGGTATAAACTTAGCTGGATATGCCTCCGGAACACGAGCTGACAATGCAGTATCTAACCTTGTAACTGTCATAGGTCAGAGCGGTGTTCTACAAGGTATGTTTACAAGTTCTATATCCTACGGTTCATATGCGTCAATAAGCTTCAGTGTAGGTGGAGGAATAGCAACAGCTGGACTCTATCTTAATGGTTCAGCGGTCCTAACTGAGTCAATCCGTATAAACTTCACAGGTCCGCAGGTTCTTGACTTTGTGAACATGGGTTTCCGTGTATATGTTGAAAATGCATCTAGTGGCGGTATAGGTCCTGGGTCATCCCTTAATGCAATTGTAATAACAATTCAAAGGCAAGAGACAAAGTTCTTCCGTGGCACAAATGTGAATTCTCTTATGGATTATGTTCAGTTTGATATACCGAACTTGGAGCCAGAGAACTTACTTGGTTCCATATCTTTGGGCGGTGGGACGATGTTCACATTTGATCTTCGTGCTGCTCCAGAGACAGCTGTGACGCTTATAAGAGAGGCTATAGAGTATGTAGAAAATGTCAGAGCTCGTGTTGGGACTATCAAAAACATGTTAGAAGTATCACAAACCCAAGTTCAAAATCAAAGGATAATAGCTCAAGTGCAAAGGTCCTCCATAATAGATACGAAGTTTGATGAGGATGCACTTCTGCTAACTTCTTTACAAGTTGTCCAGCAGAGCGCTAATGCTATGGTTGCAATATCAAGACTCACTCCTCAGCTTGTGCTCCAGTTACTTGGATAGTTAGTTTTATAAGTTGACGAAACTCTGTAGCGCATCATCTTTAGCTATTAACGCGGTATTTGATATATAAAGTTCTCTACTGCGAAAGTTAATTTATGATGATTTTAGGAATTATAACAACAAAATTAATCTCAAGATGTTTGGTTTTAAAATATGAATATATGCGTGCCTACATCCGGGTTTAGGAATAAGATTAACTGTTTGCTCTTAATTCTCGCTGTAGGATTTATTTCATACTGCAAGGTAACGAAAGAAAATTCTAAAACCCCAGTATATATCAGATCTATCACTATTGAAGGAAGTCATATATATGCTATATCAGGTAATAGACTATTTGATATTGACCAAAAGAGTGGAGAAATAAGGCAATTTAAGTCTGAATACTTTTATCAATCTTATAGTATATCTGCTGGACCAGATGGTGAAAAATATATTTCTACTGACAAAGGTATTTATGCATTCGTTGATGAAAAATGGATTGAAATACCTGGTTTTCCAGGTCACCACGCTGAAGATATTGTATTGAACAAGAAGAATAATAAAGAGTTATGGCTCACAGGCTACAATATAGGTTATGATATACTTGGTCATATGATATCAAAACCTGTCGGACCTATCAAATTCGATGGTCAAAAATTCACATTGTATGATCCGATTCCTCCCACCGACCGTAAAATCTCTATCGTTTTTGATAGATCAGGCAATCTCTGGTATAGCAATGGGAAGAGGCTCGCAAAATATGATGGAGAAAAATGGGAAATATTTGATTCATCTAATTCAGACCTAGCTGAAATAGAATATATTTGTTCACTCGGATCCGATATTTTAGGGAATATATGGATAGGAGGATGTGAAGCTGATGAGATAATAAAATTCAACGGACTAGGAACTAAGATTTATCAGAAGAGCAAGCTTAATATTTCGCCAGAAGAACAGAGAAGAGTCGATCACATCTTGTCAGATAACTCTGGGAACATTTGGTTTTCATTTTGTAATGCCTGGGATTGCTTAATTGGAAAATTTGATGGAAGCAATAGATGGGTGATTTATAAAGAAGAAAATTTTAGATTCTACATATATGATCTTGCGATAGATGATGATGGGAATATATGGATTGGAGGTGGTGGTGATTATTTTGGCGGATTAATCAAATACGATGGAGAAAAATGGACTCACTATGAAATAAGTGTCTCATCAGGACAAATTGATAAATATCTATATGAAGTAAAACCATACCAGATGAAATACTATGAGATAAACCAAGAAAACTAAATAAAGGATCTCATTTGTACCTTTTGGACACGAAATTTTCCAATTAGTTATCCCCCGAGAAATCAGAAAAACGTATTTTATGCTAATAAAGGATATAACATATATGTTTTATGTCCTCTGACTTTATCTACATAAAGGGAGCAAGGCAGAATAATTTGAAAAACATAGATGTAAGAATTCCTAAGAACAAACTAGTAGTTGTAAGTGGTGTTTCTGGATCTGGTAAATCCTCTTTAGTTTTTGACATACTTTTTGCAGAAGGTCAGAGAAGATATGTTGAATGTCTTTCATCTTATGCAAGGCAGTTTATAGAACAAATGCCAAAGCCAGATGTTGATTCAGTTGAAGGACTTTCCCCCGCAATAGCAATAGACCAAAAAAGTGCAAGATGGAATCCAAGATCAACAGTTGCTACATCCACAGAAATATACGACTACCTTAGATTACTCTTTGCAAGAGTTGGGGAACCACACTGTCCGAACTGCTCTATCCCAATATCTGCCACAACACCTCAGAAAATATCAGATATGGTGATGGGATACCCAGAGGGTACAAAAATTTTTATATTCTCACCATACGCCAGAGGAAAAAAAGGAGAATACAAAAAAGAGCTTGAGATTTGGAGGGCAAGGGGATTTTCGAGAGCTAAAATTGATGGGATTGTTTACGATCTTTTTGAAAATATACCACAGCTTGATAAAAATAAAAAGCACAATATAGAAATCCTCATTGACAGAATTATAATCAAAAAAGATGATGACACAAGAAGAAGGGTAACATCTTCAATAGAACAAGCAAAAGATATATCAAAGGGCTTAATACTCATTGAAGGAGAACTTCCAGATGGTATAAAGTTTTCAAAATCTTATTCTACAGTTTTTTCCTGTTCCGAATGCTCTTTTTCTTTTGAAGAAATATCTCCGAGAATTTTCTCATTCAATTCTCCCTACGGAGCTTGTCCAAAATGTCATGGTCTTGGTAAAATCCTCAAAATAGATGAAGAACTAGTTATAGACCCGGAAAAATCAATAAAAGATGGAGCCTTGAGACCATACAAGAATAACATACCAGATGAACTGATAGAGCTTCTTGAAGAAGTAAAAAGAACTTTCAAGAAAGATGTATTCCACCAGAAATGGAATACGCTGCCAGAAAAAGTAAAAAATGCAATTCTTCATGGAGAAGGGTTAGAAAACCAAAAAGGAATAATAGAATACCTTTGGGAAAGGTATGAGGATGGATACTACTGGGAGGTTGAAAGATACATTTCCTCTTTCACATGCCCAGAGTGTAATGGTTCAAGGCTCAAAAGAGAATCTCTTTCGGTTTATATTGGGGGGAAAAATATACACGAACTTACAACAATGACTGTTGAAGATCTGTATGAATTTCTTAGGGGTTTTGATTTTCCTTTAGAGAAAAAAGAGATAGCTCAAAAGATTCTGACAGAGATATTATCTAGGCTTGAGTTTATAAAAGATGTTGGGCTTGGATACATTGAGCTTTCACGAGAATCTTCAACTTTATCAAGTGGTGAGTCTCAAAGGTTAAAACTCGCCGCACAACTTGGGTCAAAACTTTCTGGGGTTCTTTATGTCCTTGATGAGCCAACATGTGGTCTTCATGCGAGAGATATAGATAGGCTACTCAATACTCTCAGAAAACTTCGTGATCTTGGAAATACCGTTGTTGTCGTTGAGCACGATAGGGAAATGATAGAAAAATCGGACATTATAATAGATCTTGGAAGGGGTGGAGGGATATACGGGGGAAGAATTGTTTTCTATGGAACACCAATGGAAGTAAACGGGGAATCAGAATCTTTAACCTGTGCATATCTGTCAGGTAAAAGGGATATACCTGCATCAGAAAGAAGAAAAAATACTGACGGGAGATGGATAATAATCAAGGGTGCAAAAGGAAGAAACCTCAAGAATGTAAATGTAAAATTTCCAGTCGGACTTTTCACGTGCGTAACCGGAGTTTCAGGTTCAGGCAAATCTACATTAGTTGTAGATACATTGTATCCTGCGATCAAAAAGATTCTTGACGGGGATTCAAAGGAAAAACCACTAGAATTTGATTCAATTGAAGGAATTCAATGTATAGATAAAGTAATACTTGTAGATCAAGCTCCGATAGGAAGAACTCCACGCTCAAACCCAGCAACTTATACTGGGATATTTACACCAATAAGAGAGTTATTCGCTTCACTTCCCGAATCACGGGCAAGAGGATATACAATCTCGCGCTTCTCTTTTAATGTTCCAGGAGGTAGATGCGAAGAGTGCAGAGGTGAAGGATTCATAAAAGTTGAGATGCAGCTTCTTCCTGATATGTATATAACTTGTAAAGCCTGTGGAGGAAAGAGGTTCAACAGAGATACACTTGAGGTTAGATTCAAAGGTAAAAACATAGCGGAAATACTTGATATGACAGTTGATGAGGCTCTTGAGTTCTTTGAGAATCAAGTTTTTATAAGAGATAAAATCAAAGTTTTGAAAGATGTTGGGCTTGGATATATAAAACTTGGACAACCTGCAACGAATCTTTCGGGAGGAGAGGCTCAAAGGGTAAGGCTCGCAAAAGAACTCTCTAAAAAATCAACTGGCAGAACCCTCTATATACTTGATGAACCGACAACGGGACTTCATCTTGAAGACATAAGGCACCTTATAGAAGTATTACAGAGACTTGTGGATATGGGAAACACAGTTATAGCCATAGAGCACAACCTTGACTTCATAAAAGCAGCAGATTACATAATAGATCTTGGTCCTGAAGGAGGAGAAAAAGGAGGATATGTTATAGCTCAGGGCTATCCAGAAGAGATAATCAGAGAGGAGAAAAGCATAACAGGAAAGTATTTGCGAAATTATCTTGGGAATCACAAAGCATCACTGAACAGATAAATCTGCTCCTACAACTGTTGATATATATTTATTCTCATTTTGTCCTCCTTGTGACAAAGAGGATTGATATTCACGAGCTATTCTTTGCTGCTCCTCCAGTGATAGTGTATTGTTTATATCAAAACTCCATGGTCCGAGAACTATAAAACCACCTTCCGGGAAATTTAGCTCACCGTTGAATTTCATTTCATCAATTGGAGGATTCCCTATATAGTTTATGTTTCTTCTGGCTCTTCCATCTCTGCCAGTTATCGCAGTTTGTCCGTCAAATACTGTATCAAAGAGGTTACCAGTCATCATAGGATTTACATTGAATAATATGCTCTTCTTCCAGCTTATTTGTATCTTCTGAAAATCGCACCTTCTTTCTCTACCTTCAAGGAATAAAGCAACATGGGGATTTGTGCAACCTATATAATACTGTGTTTGTATGCTTCCTAAAGTAGAAACAATCCACTCATAGGTCTGCCAGTAGCCAAGTCCTCCCATTCCAGC carries:
- a CDS encoding Excinuclease ABC subunit A, which encodes MSSDFIYIKGARQNNLKNIDVRIPKNKLVVVSGVSGSGKSSLVFDILFAEGQRRYVECLSSYARQFIEQMPKPDVDSVEGLSPAIAIDQKSARWNPRSTVATSTEIYDYLRLLFARVGEPHCPNCSIPISATTPQKISDMVMGYPEGTKIFIFSPYARGKKGEYKKELEIWRARGFSRAKIDGIVYDLFENIPQLDKNKKHNIEILIDRIIIKKDDDTRRRVTSSIEQAKDISKGLILIEGELPDGIKFSKSYSTVFSCSECSFSFEEISPRIFSFNSPYGACPKCHGLGKILKIDEELVIDPEKSIKDGALRPYKNNIPDELIELLEEVKRTFKKDVFHQKWNTLPEKVKNAILHGEGLENQKGIIEYLWERYEDGYYWEVERYISSFTCPECNGSRLKRESLSVYIGGKNIHELTTMTVEDLYEFLRGFDFPLEKKEIAQKILTEILSRLEFIKDVGLGYIELSRESSTLSSGESQRLKLAAQLGSKLSGVLYVLDEPTCGLHARDIDRLLNTLRKLRDLGNTVVVVEHDREMIEKSDIIIDLGRGGGIYGGRIVFYGTPMEVNGESESLTCAYLSGKRDIPASERRKNTDGRWIIIKGAKGRNLKNVNVKFPVGLFTCVTGVSGSGKSTLVVDTLYPAIKKILDGDSKEKPLEFDSIEGIQCIDKVILVDQAPIGRTPRSNPATYTGIFTPIRELFASLPESRARGYTISRFSFNVPGGRCEECRGEGFIKVEMQLLPDMYITCKACGGKRFNRDTLEVRFKGKNIAEILDMTVDEALEFFENQVFIRDKIKVLKDVGLGYIKLGQPATNLSGGEAQRVRLAKELSKKSTGRTLYILDEPTTGLHLEDIRHLIEVLQRLVDMGNTVIAIEHNLDFIKAADYIIDLGPEGGEKGGYVIAQGYPEEIIREEKSITGKYLRNYLGNHKASLNR
- a CDS encoding Choline dehydrogenase, which gives rise to MPKQKTDTKKRDIFKSLTLLLGIQSLNLEKKNSKNLKRISEIIGTEVKEFQIEKIRQIIKNIRSNFTSFSIEDIINYLYLIPEQLYERLPVKIKKAVLFSTKLLTIFPYYCDGENWGHISYTGRAIGRPNLKRYNDPVIKPLKIDKDEFHFDICIVGSGAGGSLVGLKLCEKYSVGILEKGRLILPSEFTEKEDDMIPKLYRLSLDNNLSIITVYGNAVGGSTVHNTALFVKLPEKIYERWSSKGLPIKKDEFYELQNEVFSIVKAEKITTMNTNNLKVKEGIERLGLNYFIPDHSRKNCLQVGFCELGCYWNRKFSTLTDILPEFQKKGGAIIDNAKAIYIERSRNKVKHILFKHREKIIKVRAKKFIISAGAISSPILLRRSKILDPQGVCLHPSTYVMGIFEEEIYSWIGIPISLICLDFLREDGGFVLMPYALHPGTFSIAVSGKGKEHHEIMRKYKNIATIAVMLHDKPKGHIEDSKIFKIKDYYLDKDEVNDLKKGIFTSSEILFESGAKEVLLPSVFQIQRARNKSDVQKYLDSFDIYQIPFISVHPQATIRWHEFLESDGRIKGLENIYVADTSVFPESCGVPPQATAMSISIFIAKKIISEDKIKTS
- a CDS encoding Mannose-6-phosphate isomerase, cupin superfamily gives rise to the protein MSENKEEIVSELIKKYKTELDKDIRPWGGYITLWEDERFKVKILFILPKKRLSLQRHKHRKEKWFIVEGEGLITKGNSKFIMREGNSMVIEEGEMHRIENISESKTLKIIEIWLGEILDEKDIERIEDDFGRI
- a CDS encoding Flagellin FlgL, which encodes MAIPVRTNEFGLISAEDLRRATIELGGVMKRLQTGKRVNSASEDVGALVEANQLTRTLSTLQLATEQITKGQSVLSKIEDTIEGIYNLLDKMRQNAERATQSTDSNEISTLQSSSDELYREIRKLARSTIFQKQQLVRGGSGNLVVGPVTIVFTTNTQPVTIYKQDIDVSGINLAGYASGTRADNAVSNLVTVIGQSGVLQGMFTSSISYGSYASISFSVGGGIATAGLYLNGSAVLTESIRINFTGPQVLDFVNMGFRVYVENASSGGIGPGSSLNAIVITIQRQETKFFRGTNVNSLMDYVQFDIPNLEPENLLGSISLGGGTMFTFDLRAAPETAVTLIREAIEYVENVRARVGTIKNMLEVSQTQVQNQRIIAQVQRSSIIDTKFDEDALLLTSLQVVQQSANAMVAISRLTPQLVLQLLG
- a CDS encoding Two component regulator propeller, whose translation is MNICVPTSGFRNKINCLLLILAVGFISYCKVTKENSKTPVYIRSITIEGSHIYAISGNRLFDIDQKSGEIRQFKSEYFYQSYSISAGPDGEKYISTDKGIYAFVDEKWIEIPGFPGHHAEDIVLNKKNNKELWLTGYNIGYDILGHMISKPVGPIKFDGQKFTLYDPIPPTDRKISIVFDRSGNLWYSNGKRLAKYDGEKWEIFDSSNSDLAEIEYICSLGSDILGNIWIGGCEADEIIKFNGLGTKIYQKSKLNISPEEQRRVDHILSDNSGNIWFSFCNAWDCLIGKFDGSNRWVIYKEENFRFYIYDLAIDDDGNIWIGGGGDYFGGLIKYDGEKWTHYEISVSSGQIDKYLYEVKPYQMKYYEINQEN